Within Azoarcus sp. DD4, the genomic segment AGCGATGGAGGAGGTCGTCGGCAAGCTCTGGCACCGCCTCGTCACCCGCGCCGCCGGCGGCAGCCATCCGGAAGCGGCGGTGACGCTGAAGGAAGTGGAGCGCCGCGTCGGCGTGGTGTTCCGGGCGCTCGGCGGCGACGGTGGCCTGCGGGTCGCCGCGGCAACCGAGGACGAGCACGGTGCGCGACGGAGCTGGCTCGCGCGCGTCGCCGGCAGCGGCGAGAAGATCGCGCGCGCGCGGCTGGACGAGAACACGCTGCGGCTGCCGCCGAAGATCGAGGTGTTCACGGATGCGGGGCTGAATCGGGATTTGTATGTGTGGCTGGGGGCGCTGGCGGGGGCTTGGGTGGAGGCGGGGAGGCTGCATCCTCACTCAACAACCCCTATTCAGTATCAGCAGGTTCAAGCCTCGCAACCATTGTCGTCAGCCCAGGGATACTCGGCCGCTCAGCGAGCGCCGGTTTTCCCCCTCCCCTTCAAGGGGAGGGTTGGGGTGGGGATGGGGTTAGGCTCCCACGCAAGCTCCAACCCCATCCCCCTCCTAGCCAATAGTCTCGGCTTCGCCTCACCGCTCCGCAGGCGGCGAGCAGTGCTCGCCGAAACCCCTGCTACGCCCCCCTTGAAGGGGGAGGAGCAAGACCAACTCCACCTCAACCAACTCGCCACCCTCCACCTCCTCACCCGCTGGCCCGGCCTCGCCGCCAGTTACCGGCGCCTGGTCACCGCCACCCTGGCCCTACGCCCCGACCCGTCCCGGCTCCCGCCCGCCGAGGCGGAGCGCGAGCGGGCCCTGCGGCGTGCCCTGATCCAGCCCGGCGCCGTCGACCGCCTCCCCGATGTCCCGCCCGGCACCCCCGCCGCTTACCCGGTGCTGCTGTGGCTGGCGCCGTCGCCGGCCGCCACCACCGACACCGCAGCGGCCGCCCGCCAGCACACCGACAACCAAGCCGCCGCCACCTCTGCCGCGGACGACACCGAACGCCGCGCCCATCGCGCCGAACGCGTCGATGCCCCTCAGCAGAAGCACGGTCTGCTGATGCTGTTCCGCGCCGAGAGCCTGTTGTCGGTGGCGGAGTTCATCAAGTTCGACCGCAGCACCGACGACGATCCCGACCGCGACGCTGCCTCGGCCGCGGCCGGCCTCGACCACCTCTCGCTCGCACGCGACGGCGAGCGCGTTGCCTCCAGGGTGCGTTTCGACCTCGACCTGCCCTCGGCGGCCGAGGATGACGTGGTGCTCGGCGACGGCATCGCGCTGCCGGAATGGGACTACCGCAAGAACCTGCTGCGCGAGGACCATGTGCGCCTGCTCGAACTCGCCGCCAACCCGGCCGATCCGCGCGCCGCGCCGGCGCCGCTGCCGCCGCGCTTGCGTCGCGGGGCGCGCCGGCTGCAGCAGCAGTTTGCCGCGCTGCAACCGGCGCGACGCTGGATCAAGGCGCAGGCCGACGGCAGCGAACTCGATGTGGACGCCGCGGTGCGCGCCGCCACCGACCGCGCCTGCGGCCGCCATCCTTCGGATCAGCTGTGGCTGTCGCTGGAGCGGCGCGAGCGCGATCTCGCCTGCCTGGCGCTGGCCGACCTGTCGCTGTCGACCGACAGCTGGGTATCGAGCGAGGCGCGCGTCATCGACGTGATCCGCGACAGCCTGCTGCTGTTCGGCGAGGCCCTGGCCGCCACCGGCGACCGTTTCGCGCTATGCGGCTTCTCGTCGGTCAAGCGCAGCCAGGTGCGCTTCCATCGCCTCAAGGATTTCGGCGAGCGCTTCGACGACCGCATCCGCGGCCGGGTGATGGCGATCAAGCCGGGCTACTACACCCGCCTGGGCGCCGCCATCCGCCATGCCACCGCGCTGCTCGAACCGCAGCCGGCGCAGCGCCGGGTGCTGCTCATCCTGTCCGATGGCAAACCCAACGACCTCGACCTCTACGAGGGCCGCTACGGCATCGAGGACACCCGCATGGCGGTGGTGGAAGCCCGCCGCCGCGGCGTGCTGCCCTTCTGCGTCACCATCGACCGCGAAGGCGCCGACTACCTGCCCCACCTGTTCGGCCCGGCCGGCTACGCGGTGATCCGCAAGCCGGAGGAACTCCCCGCCCGGCTGCCGATGTTCTACGCCCAGCTCACGAGGTAACCATGCTGCACGAGATGCCGCCCTGCCTGTCGCAAGCGGACGCCGAAACCCGCCTGCCCGAGCCGACCGCCGCGCTCGACATCCCGACCGAACGCATCTGCCAGCTGCTGGCCACCGCGCCGCTGTTCGAAGGCCTGGCCCAGGGCGAAATCGCCCGCTTCGCCCGCGGCGTGCGCGAACTCAAGGTGGCGCGCGGCGAAATCCTGTTCCACCGCGGTGACGCCTGCAGCGGCTTTCACCTCATCCTGTCCGGCCAGATCAAGCTCGCCTTCCTGTCGGCGGCGGGCAACGAGAAGGTGGTGGAAATCCTGCGCCCCGGCCAGAGCTTCGGCGAGGCGGTGATGTTCATGGACAAGCCCTACGTCGTGATGGCGCAGGCGCTGGCCGACTGCAGCCTGCTGCACATCGCCAAACAGGTGGTGTTCGAGGAGATGGCACGCGACCCGCTGTTCTGCCGCAAGATCATCGCCGGCCTGTCGCGCCGGCTGCACCATCTGATGGCCGACGTCGAAAGCTACTCGCTGCGCTCCGGGCGCGACCGCATCGTCGGCTACCTGCTGCGCGAGGAAGGCCTGGACGACGACACGCCCGCCAGCGGCCGGGTGTCGATCCGCCTGCCGACCAGCAAGGGCACCATCGCCTCGCGCCTCAACCTGACCCAGGAACACTTCTCGCGCATCCTGCACGAGCTGATCGACGCCGGCCTGATCGAAGTCGAAGGCCGCACCATCCACGTGCCGGACATCGCCCGGCTGCGCGCCAGCCTGGATTGAGCCCCGGCGGCTCACGCCACCGGGCACGGACTTCAGCCGCGCGCGCGTAGCGCGCCGCCGACCGGCTGCGCCAGCATCTCCGCCATGCCGGCCATCACTTCCAGGTTGGCCTCCTCCATCGCTGCCAGCGCCGCCAGCGCGGCGGCCGCCTCGCCGGCATAGTGCAGTTCGAGCGCGCGGCGGGCGTGCTCGTGCACCGCGCGGTGCGGTTTCTCCAACGCCGCATAGCCCGGCAGCCGCGCATAGCGGGCCTTGCCTTCGCCGTCGTAATACCACTGGCCGAGCCGGCAGGCGGTCTCGTCGGGCAGCGCGTCGGGGCGCAGTGTGGAGAGCCCGAGGAACACCTTGTACACCTCCAGCTTGAGGCTCAGCTCCTCGATATTGGCCAGCTCCACGTTGGCGAGCAGGGCCGAGGCCGCAGCCGAGCGCTCCACCCCGCGCGACAGGCCGATCAGGTGCTGCATGCTGAGGGTGGCTTCCTCGCTGTCGTGCGAGAAGCGCTCGACGTCCTGCGCGCCGAGCTGCATCACCGCGCGCGCCGCTTCTGTCTCGCCCTGTATGGTGGCGACCAGCGCGCCGATCTCGCTGGTCGCCTTGCCGGTGCGCTCGGCGAGCTTGCGCACCTCGTCGGCCACCACCGCGAAGCCGCGTCCCGCCTCGCCAGCGCGTGCCGCCTCGATGGCGGCATTGAGCGCCAGCAGATTGGTCTGGTCGGCCACTTCACGGATCAGCTGGACGATGCGGTCGATCTCGGTGGCACGCCGGTGCAGGCCTTCGACATTGGTCGAAGCCGTGCCGATCTTGCCCACCATCAACCGCAGATTGCCGGCGATGCGTTCGAAGGCCAGCCGGCTGGCGTCGGCATGGGCCGCCGCCTCCACCGCACTGCGCTTGTCGTCGTTGAGCGCGGTCACCAGGCCGAGGAAGGAGCGCCCCACCCCGGCGAGCGATTCGCCGAAGGTGCCAAGGTTGCGGAACACGCCATCCAGCGTGGTGCGCTCGCCCTCGCCTGCGGCCACGCACCCGGCGAGCGCGTCGCGCTCGGCCTCCACCGCCTCCAGCCGGGCGCGCAGCACGGCATTCTCTTCGGCCAGCGCATCGCGCTTTTGCTCGGCCTCGCGCAGGGCGCGGCCACCTCGGGTCAGGAACATTGCGGCTCTCCGCTCGATTCGGGTTGGGTCAGGCGCCTCACGGCATCCAGAACTTGGCTTCCTCGCTCACCGTCACCGCCGGGTCGGCGGTGTCGGCCACGGTGAAGCGGATGGCGTGCGATCCGCCCGCCGCGGCGCCAGCCTCCACCCGCACCTGCGCGGTGGCCGCGGCGGTGGAGGCTGGCGGCACGCTCACCCGCAGCGGTTCGGCCAGATGGATGCCCTCCAGCCCGTCCACGCTCACCGCATAGACACGCGGCTGCTCGCTGGCATTGATGAGCTGCAGGCGGAACGCGTTCTCGATGGAACCGTCGGCGGCTTCGCTGGCCAGCGCGGCGCGGTCGCGCTGGATGTCCACCTTGAGCGGCACCCGCGTCGCCAGCGACCACACCGTCGCGCCGAGCGCAGCGAGGAACACCGCGCTGTAGACCAGCACCCGCGGCCGTATCGTGCGGCGCAGGATCTGCGCACGCGAGCTGTGCTGCTTGACCGCGTTCTCGGTGGAGTAGCGGATCAGCCCGCGCGGGTAGTTCATCTTGTCCATCACCTGGTCGCAGGCGTCGATGCAGGCGGCACAGCCTATGCATTCCAGCTGCAGGCCCTTGCGGATGTCGATGCCGGTGGGGCACACCTGCACGCACATGCTGCAGTCGATGCAGTCGCCCAGCCCTTTCCCGCGCGCGTCGTCCTTCTTCGCACGGCCGCCGCGCGGTTCGCCGCGTTCCTCGTCGTAGGCGACGATCAGGGTATCCGGGTCGAACATCACGAACTGGAACTGGGCGTAGGGGCAGATGTACTTGCACATCTGCTCGCGCATGAAGCCGGCATTGCCGTAGGTGGCGGCGCCGTAGAACAACACCCAGAAAGTCTCCCAGCCGCTGAGCGACACCTTGAGCGCCACATCGGCCAGCTCGCGGACGGGCGTGAAGTAGCCGACGAAGGTGAAACCGGTCCACAAGGCCACCAGCAGCCAGACCGCATGCTTGGCGGTCTTGAGGCCGAGCTTGCGCGGGGTCCATGGCGCGGCGTCGAGCTTCATCCGTTTGGCGCGGTCGCCTTCGATGGTCTTCTCTATCCACAGGAAGATCTCGGTATAGACCGTCTGCGGACAGGTGTAGCCGCACCACACCCGCCCGGCCACCGTGGTGAACAGGAACAGCGCCAGCGCCGAGAGCACCAGCAGCACTGCCAGGTAGATGGTGTCCTGCGGCCACAGGACGAAATCGAACACGTAGAAACGGCGCGCGTCGAGGTCGAACAGCACCGCCTGCCGGCCGTTCCAGGGCAGCCAGCAGAGGCCGTAGAAGACGATCTGCGTCAGCCAGGCGAAGACCCAGCGCCAGCGCTGGAAAATGCCGCCGATCCAGCGCGGATAGACCTTGGGTTCTGAAGCAAACAGGGGCTGGATGTTGATGACGCGCTGGCTTTTTTGCTGCTCGGACATGGAGAATCGCCGCAGGAAACGGTGGACGGGAAGAGCCGTTGCCAGCGGCGTTACCGGCGCGCATAAGCTGCATTTCCTATGCAGCTTTCAGACTACCAGCGCGGCAGGCCATAATCAATATGTTCCATACACCTTAAGGGCCGCGTCATGCGCCTGAGCACCTTTTCCGACTACTGCCTGCGGGTGCTGATGTATCTCGCCGAGCATACCGACCGCCTCAGCACCATAGGCGAGATCGCCCGCGCGCACTCGATCTCCGAGAACCACCTGACCAAGGTGGTGCACCAGCTCGGCCGCGCCGGCTACGTCGAAACCCTGCGCGGCAAGGGCGGCGGCATGCGGCTGGCGCGGCCGCCGCGCGATATCGTGCTGGGCGCAGTCCTGCGCCAGACCGAGACCGACTTCGCGCTGGTCGAGTGCTTCGGCAGCGAATCGCACTGCTACATGGACGACGCCTGCCAGTTGCAGGCGGTGCTGGGCGAGGCCCTGGCGGCGATGTTCCGCGTGCTGGACGCCTACACCCTGGCCGATTTGCTGCACCGGCCCGAGGGTTCGACACGGGTGCTCGCCTTCACGCCGCGTCCTGCAGCCGGCAACGCCTGACTGCGACTCAACCCGGCGCAGCCAGCCTGCCCTGGTAGAGCTCGCCGATCAGGTCGCGCGGCGCGACGATGCCGGTGAGGCGCCCCTCCCCGTCGACGATGGGAATGTGGCTGTGGCCGGCGCCGCCGAGCAGCGCGATCAGCTCGACCACCGGCGTGTTTTCGGTCGCGGTCTGGGCCGGCGCCGTCATGATCTGGCCGACGACCTCCGCCTTGTCGGCGTGCGTGCGGCCGCTGCGCCGGATGAAGCGGCGCAGCCGTTCGTCGAAGCCGCGATAGCCGCCGAGATCGGCATGGCGCATGAAATCCGCCTGGGTCAGTATGCCGACCACCCGGCGCGCACGGTCCACCACCGGCAGCGCCTTGACCCGGTGGCGGCGCATCAGCGCCCAGGCATCTTCCAGCAAGGTGCCGTATTCCACCGCGATCACCGCGCGCGTCATCATGTCAGCGCAATGCACCGTACCGAAGCGGCGGCGGTAGGCGTGCGCCTCGGCCCGCATGAAGAGGTCGCGCAGGTCCTCGCGGCTGATGTCCAGGACCTGGTTGTACTCGTCCAGCACCGCGTCGAGGTCTTCCTCCGACACCCGCCGGGGGATGGGCGGGCCGACCGGTTCCGGCGCAGCGGCGGCGATCACCGCCTTCTTCTGCGGATACTCGCGGCCGGTGGCGCGGTTGTAGATCATCGCCAGCGTCAGCAGGCAGAGCGAATTCAGCAGCACCGGATAGAGCGCGAAACCGTAGCCCATGGCGTGGATGGCCGGGCCCCCGACCACCGCGGTAAGCGCCACCGCCCCCGCCGGCGGATGGATGCAGCGCAGCACGAACATCAGGCCGATGGCCACCGACACGGCCGTCGCCGCGGCGATCGTCGGGTCGTGAAAACCGTGCGCGCAGGTCACCCCGACGCAGGCCGCCAGCAGATTGCCGCCCAGCATGGCCCAGGGCTGCGCCAGCGGGCTGGCCGGCACCGCGAACAGCAATACGGCCGAGGCGCCCATCGGGGCGATCACCCAGGGCAGCGCCGCGTCGGCATCGACGAAGAGGCGGCCGAGCAGCGCGGTGGCAAGGATGCCGAGCAGCGCACCGAACGCCGCGCGCAGGCGCTCGCGGCCGTTGACGCGCTGCTGGTCGGGCAGAAAACCGGAAAGGAAGACGAGGACGGGAGCGGGGGCTTTCAATCGGGGCAACCTGGTGGGGAACAGGACGGAAGGACGCGGGCCGCGCCGTTGCAGCCGGGAATCGCAGTCGCTCGGCGACACGCGCAGGGCGTCCGCGGCATGCGCCACATGCGCATTGGAGCGCAGGCGCGGCAGCCGCGGATATGACGCCGATCAAGCCCGCGGAACGCCTCGTTGCGCCGCGGGGGGCCAATTTTGACCCGAATCAAGCACTTTTCGCACGCGGTTTCGTAGCATGGCTCCAGCTCGACGCCAGCCCCGAACGTATCGGGCCGACGCGATCCCCCCGATCATCAGAGAAACGGAGTCCTCCATGAAACGCAGCCTGCTCGCCGCCGCCCTCCTTACCAGCCTGCTCGCCGCCTGTGGCCAGCAGGAAAGCAGCCCGCCGGCCAGCCCGGCCCCGGCAGCCCCGACCGCCGCCGCTCCCGCACCGGCCCCTGCGCCTGCGGTGGCGCAGAACACCACAGGCGAGAGCGTCTACAAGAAGGTGTGCGCCATGTGCCACGCTGCCGGCGTCGCCGGCGCACCCAAGCCGGGCGACAAGGCCGACTGGGGCCCGCGCATCGCCCAGGGCAAGGACACGCTGTACAAGCATGCGCTCGAAGGCTTCACCGGCCAGAAGGGCATGATGCCGGCGCGCGGCGGCGCGGCCACGCTGACCGACGACGAGGTCAAGTCGGCGGTGGACTACCTCGTTTCCAAATCGGAGTAACAAGCCGGCACCGCGCGGCGCCGGGCTCAGCGCAGTCCGAGCCGCTTCGCCAGCCGGAGCAGGTTGGCGCGGTCGATGCCGAGTTCGCGTGCGGCCGCCGCCCAGTTGTCGCCCTGGCGGGCGAGGCTGGCGGCGACCATGCTGCGCTGCAGCTGCTCGACCGCGACGCGCAGTTCGGTCGGCCCCGTCGTGGCCGCGGTGTGGCCGGCCGCCTCCTCCACCTTCGCCGCCAGCGGCAGTTCCAGGTCGGCCGCACCCAGGTTGAGGATGCGCGGCCGTTCGGCCTGGGCGGCGAGCGCCTTGAGCGCCGCGCGGCCGATCAGGTGTTCGAGCTCGCGCACATTGCCGGGCCAGTCGTAGGCCAGCAGCGCCGCCTGCGCATCGGCCGCCAGCCGGATGCCGCGCAGGCCGAGCCGGGCGCGGTTCTGTTCAAGGAAGAAGCCGGCCAGCGACAGCACGTCGCGGCCGCGTTCGCGCAGCGGCGGCACCCGCAGCGGATAGACGCAGAGGCGGTGATAGAGGTCGGCGCGGAAACGCCCGCTGCGCACCTCGTCGGCAAGGTCGCGGTTGGTGGCGGCGATCACCCTCACATCCACCGTCTGCTCCTGGTCCGACCCCAGCCGCTGCAATTGGCCGCCCTGCAGCACCCGCAGCAGCTTGGCCTGGGCCGGCAGCGGCAGCTCGCCGACCTCGTCGAGGAAGAGCGTACCGCCATCGGCCAGCGCGAACTTGCCGCGGCGGTCGCTGACGGCGCCGGAGAAGGCGCCGCGCACATGGCCGAAGAGTTCGCTTTCCACCAGGTTTTCCGGCAGCGCCGCACAGTTCACGCTCACCAGCACCCGCCCCGCGCGCGGCGAATGGGCGTGGATGGCTTGCGCTACCAGTTCCTTGCCGACCCCGGTTTCGCCGTTGACGAGTACGGTGAGATCGCTGTCGCCCACCACCGCGATCTCCTTCTGCAGCCGGCGGAAGACGGCGCTGTGGCCGATCAGCTGGTGCGCCGGCGCCTGCCCCGCCGCCTGGCGATAGATTTCGGCGCGGGCCCTGGCGTCGGCCTCGCTGCGGGCGAGTGCGTCGATGCGCTGGGCCGCGCGCACCGTGGCGGCGGCCAGGCTGGCGAAGTTCTCCAGCATTTCCAGGTCGGCGTCGGCGAAGCGGCGCGGATCGAGCGCATCCAGCGTCAGCAGACCCCAGGGCCGGCCATCGAGAAAGAGCGGGCAGCCGAGGCAGTCGTGCACCTCGAGCTGTGCGC encodes:
- a CDS encoding nitric oxide reductase activation protein NorD encodes the protein MEEVVGKLWHRLVTRAAGGSHPEAAVTLKEVERRVGVVFRALGGDGGLRVAAATEDEHGARRSWLARVAGSGEKIARARLDENTLRLPPKIEVFTDAGLNRDLYVWLGALAGAWVEAGRLHPHSTTPIQYQQVQASQPLSSAQGYSAAQRAPVFPLPFKGRVGVGMGLGSHASSNPIPLLANSLGFASPLRRRRAVLAETPATPPLKGEEQDQLHLNQLATLHLLTRWPGLAASYRRLVTATLALRPDPSRLPPAEAERERALRRALIQPGAVDRLPDVPPGTPAAYPVLLWLAPSPAATTDTAAAARQHTDNQAAATSAADDTERRAHRAERVDAPQQKHGLLMLFRAESLLSVAEFIKFDRSTDDDPDRDAASAAAGLDHLSLARDGERVASRVRFDLDLPSAAEDDVVLGDGIALPEWDYRKNLLREDHVRLLELAANPADPRAAPAPLPPRLRRGARRLQQQFAALQPARRWIKAQADGSELDVDAAVRAATDRACGRHPSDQLWLSLERRERDLACLALADLSLSTDSWVSSEARVIDVIRDSLLLFGEALAATGDRFALCGFSSVKRSQVRFHRLKDFGERFDDRIRGRVMAIKPGYYTRLGAAIRHATALLEPQPAQRRVLLILSDGKPNDLDLYEGRYGIEDTRMAVVEARRRGVLPFCVTIDREGADYLPHLFGPAGYAVIRKPEELPARLPMFYAQLTR
- a CDS encoding Crp/Fnr family transcriptional regulator, producing MLHEMPPCLSQADAETRLPEPTAALDIPTERICQLLATAPLFEGLAQGEIARFARGVRELKVARGEILFHRGDACSGFHLILSGQIKLAFLSAAGNEKVVEILRPGQSFGEAVMFMDKPYVVMAQALADCSLLHIAKQVVFEEMARDPLFCRKIIAGLSRRLHHLMADVESYSLRSGRDRIVGYLLREEGLDDDTPASGRVSIRLPTSKGTIASRLNLTQEHFSRILHELIDAGLIEVEGRTIHVPDIARLRASLD
- a CDS encoding methyl-accepting chemotaxis protein codes for the protein MFLTRGGRALREAEQKRDALAEENAVLRARLEAVEAERDALAGCVAAGEGERTTLDGVFRNLGTFGESLAGVGRSFLGLVTALNDDKRSAVEAAAHADASRLAFERIAGNLRLMVGKIGTASTNVEGLHRRATEIDRIVQLIREVADQTNLLALNAAIEAARAGEAGRGFAVVADEVRKLAERTGKATSEIGALVATIQGETEAARAVMQLGAQDVERFSHDSEEATLSMQHLIGLSRGVERSAAASALLANVELANIEELSLKLEVYKVFLGLSTLRPDALPDETACRLGQWYYDGEGKARYARLPGYAALEKPHRAVHEHARRALELHYAGEAAAALAALAAMEEANLEVMAGMAEMLAQPVGGALRARG
- the ccoG gene encoding cytochrome c oxidase accessory protein CcoG — encoded protein: MSEQQKSQRVINIQPLFASEPKVYPRWIGGIFQRWRWVFAWLTQIVFYGLCWLPWNGRQAVLFDLDARRFYVFDFVLWPQDTIYLAVLLVLSALALFLFTTVAGRVWCGYTCPQTVYTEIFLWIEKTIEGDRAKRMKLDAAPWTPRKLGLKTAKHAVWLLVALWTGFTFVGYFTPVRELADVALKVSLSGWETFWVLFYGAATYGNAGFMREQMCKYICPYAQFQFVMFDPDTLIVAYDEERGEPRGGRAKKDDARGKGLGDCIDCSMCVQVCPTGIDIRKGLQLECIGCAACIDACDQVMDKMNYPRGLIRYSTENAVKQHSSRAQILRRTIRPRVLVYSAVFLAALGATVWSLATRVPLKVDIQRDRAALASEAADGSIENAFRLQLINASEQPRVYAVSVDGLEGIHLAEPLRVSVPPASTAAATAQVRVEAGAAAGGSHAIRFTVADTADPAVTVSEEAKFWMP
- a CDS encoding Rrf2 family transcriptional regulator, encoding MRLSTFSDYCLRVLMYLAEHTDRLSTIGEIARAHSISENHLTKVVHQLGRAGYVETLRGKGGGMRLARPPRDIVLGAVLRQTETDFALVECFGSESHCYMDDACQLQAVLGEALAAMFRVLDAYTLADLLHRPEGSTRVLAFTPRPAAGNA
- a CDS encoding HPP family protein — encoded protein: MKAPAPVLVFLSGFLPDQQRVNGRERLRAAFGALLGILATALLGRLFVDADAALPWVIAPMGASAVLLFAVPASPLAQPWAMLGGNLLAACVGVTCAHGFHDPTIAAATAVSVAIGLMFVLRCIHPPAGAVALTAVVGGPAIHAMGYGFALYPVLLNSLCLLTLAMIYNRATGREYPQKKAVIAAAAPEPVGPPIPRRVSEEDLDAVLDEYNQVLDISREDLRDLFMRAEAHAYRRRFGTVHCADMMTRAVIAVEYGTLLEDAWALMRRHRVKALPVVDRARRVVGILTQADFMRHADLGGYRGFDERLRRFIRRSGRTHADKAEVVGQIMTAPAQTATENTPVVELIALLGGAGHSHIPIVDGEGRLTGIVAPRDLIGELYQGRLAAPG
- a CDS encoding cytochrome c5 family protein → MKRSLLAAALLTSLLAACGQQESSPPASPAPAAPTAAAPAPAPAPAVAQNTTGESVYKKVCAMCHAAGVAGAPKPGDKADWGPRIAQGKDTLYKHALEGFTGQKGMMPARGGAATLTDDEVKSAVDYLVSKSE
- the norR gene encoding nitric oxide reductase transcriptional regulator NorR, with amino-acid sequence MTTNPLLFTLIPLVDDLARELPEQERYRRLLEALRTLLPCDATALLRLEGDTLLPLAINGLSPDTLGRRFRVADHPRFAALLGGDGPTRFAADSPLPDPYDGLVQGAQLEVHDCLGCPLFLDGRPWGLLTLDALDPRRFADADLEMLENFASLAAATVRAAQRIDALARSEADARARAEIYRQAAGQAPAHQLIGHSAVFRRLQKEIAVVGDSDLTVLVNGETGVGKELVAQAIHAHSPRAGRVLVSVNCAALPENLVESELFGHVRGAFSGAVSDRRGKFALADGGTLFLDEVGELPLPAQAKLLRVLQGGQLQRLGSDQEQTVDVRVIAATNRDLADEVRSGRFRADLYHRLCVYPLRVPPLRERGRDVLSLAGFFLEQNRARLGLRGIRLAADAQAALLAYDWPGNVRELEHLIGRAALKALAAQAERPRILNLGAADLELPLAAKVEEAAGHTAATTGPTELRVAVEQLQRSMVAASLARQGDNWAAAARELGIDRANLLRLAKRLGLR